One genomic region from Xenopus laevis strain J_2021 chromosome 2L, Xenopus_laevis_v10.1, whole genome shotgun sequence encodes:
- the LOC108706086 gene encoding transmembrane O-methyltransferase homolog, whose protein sequence is YFSPGKILDQLIYTNVPLNVLELGTYCGYSTIIIIAQALPLGARLYTIDINPTKAAVTEKVIRLAGFDDDTVMTFDDDTGAHLSTLGKFAHGQLPIATNQYTAKVHSRVCYTRNNVPKLQVGPSDELISLQKVDFIFMDHGKCCYLRDLKLLEELGLLQEGNGTIILADNVLFPGAPHFLQYVKTSGKYNCRMHRRNLEYFRYIRDSMTVLT, encoded by the exons CCAGCTGATCTATACGAATGTGCCACTCAATGTGCTGGAGCTGGGCACCTACTGTGGCTActccaccatcatcatcattgcCCAGGCCTTACCCCTTGGTGCCCGACTCTACACCATCGACATCAACCCAACAAAAGCAGCAGTGACAGAGAAGGTGATAAGATTGGCTGGATTTGATGATGACACAGTGATGACATTTGATGatgacactggggctcatttatcaacactgggcaaatttgcacatgggcagttacctatagcaaccaatcag tacacagcaaaagtacactcaagggtgtgctacacaaGGAATAATGTCCCCAAACTGCAGGTGGGACCCTCTGATGAACTGATTTCGCTACAGAAAGTGGACTTTATTTTCATGGATCATGGCAAGTGTTGTTACCTGCGGGACCTGAAGCTGCTGGAGGAACTGGGGCTCCTGCAGGAGGGAAAT GGAACCATCATCCTGGCTGACAATGTCCTGTTCCCTGGGGCCCCCCATTTCCTCCAATACGTCAAGACCTCAGGCAAATACAACTGCAGAATGCACAGAAGGAACCTCGAGTATTTCCGTTATATCCGGGACTCCATGACGGTGCTGACATAA
- the folr1.L gene encoding folate receptor alpha L homeolog precursor (The RefSeq protein has 4 substitutions compared to this genomic sequence) yields MLRGALLLAWVLSAASENYMDVCLDGKHQKVDPGPEDDLHGQCSPWKEKSCCFTNTSQEAHKDQSYLYNFNWDHCGIMSPACKTHFVQDTCFYECSPNLGPWIQKVDSTWRKERILDVPLCKEDCEGWYNDCKKDYTCMENWHKGWNWTSGTNQCPTETKCRLVSDVFPSARDFCEKIWSNSYKYTTSVRGSGVCMQIWFNVTNGRVNPNVAVAKRYADRLNSAGSLQVGLLLLVPFWLAWAI; encoded by the exons ATGTTACGGGGGGCCCTCCTGCTGGCCTGGGTGCTGAGTGCAGCCTCTGAGAATTACATGGATGTCTGTTTGGATGGGAAACACCAGAAAGTTGATCCAGGCCCAGAAGATGATTTACATGGGCAG TGCACCCCCTGGAAGGAGAAATCCTGCTGCTTCACGAATACCAGTCAAGAGGCCCACAAAGACCagtcatacctgtacaatttcaACTGGGACCACTGTGGGATCATGTCTCCTGCCTGCAAGACCCATTTTGTCCAGGACACCTGCTTCTATGAATGTTCCCCAAACCTTGGGCCCTGGATCCAGAAG GTTGATAGCACATGGAGGAAAGAACGGATCCTGGACGTCCCTCTGTGCAAGGAAGACTGTGAAGGTTGGTACAACGACTGCAAGAAGGATTATACCTGCATGGAAAACTGGCACAAAGGCTGGAACTGGACCTCAG GAACCAACCAATGCCCGATTGAAACCAAATGCCGACTGGTCTCTGACGTCTTTCCCAGTGCCAGGGATTTCTGTGAGAAGATCTGGAGCAATTCGTATAAATACACCACGAGTGTACGAGGCAGCGGCGTGTGCATGCAGATCTGGTTCAATGTGACCAATGGGCGTGTCAACCCCAATGTGGCCGTGGCTAAGCGATACGCCGACCGCCTGAATTCTGCCGGGAGCCTCCAGGTTGGCCTCCTACTACTGGTTCCTCTCTGCCTAGCATGGGCAATATAA
- the folr1.L gene encoding folate receptor alpha L homeolog isoform X1, whose amino-acid sequence MLRGALLLAWVLSAASENYMDVCLDGKHQKVDPGPEDDLHGQCTPWKEKSCCFTNTSQEAHKDQSYLYNFNWDHCGIMSPACKTHFVQDTCFYECSPNLGPWIQKVDSTWRKERILDVPLCKEDCEGWYNDCKKDYTCMENWHKGWNWTSGTNQCPIETKCRLVSDVFPSARDFCEKIWSNSYKYTTSVRGSGVCMQIWFNVTNGRVNPNVAVAKRYADRLNSAGSLQVGLLLLVPLCLAWAI is encoded by the exons ATGTTACGGGGGGCCCTCCTGCTGGCCTGGGTGCTGAGTGCAGCCTCTGAGAATTACATGGATGTCTGTTTGGATGGGAAACACCAGAAAGTTGATCCAGGCCCAGAAGATGATTTACATGGGCAG TGCACCCCCTGGAAGGAGAAATCCTGCTGCTTCACGAATACCAGTCAAGAGGCCCACAAAGACCagtcatacctgtacaatttcaACTGGGACCACTGTGGGATCATGTCTCCTGCCTGCAAGACCCATTTTGTCCAGGACACCTGCTTCTATGAATGTTCCCCAAACCTTGGGCCCTGGATCCAGAAG GTTGATAGCACATGGAGGAAAGAACGGATCCTGGACGTCCCTCTGTGCAAGGAAGACTGTGAAGGTTGGTACAACGACTGCAAGAAGGATTATACCTGCATGGAAAACTGGCACAAAGGCTGGAACTGGACCTCAG GAACCAACCAATGCCCGATTGAAACCAAATGCCGACTGGTCTCTGACGTCTTTCCCAGTGCCAGGGATTTCTGTGAGAAGATCTGGAGCAATTCGTATAAATACACCACGAGTGTACGAGGCAGCGGCGTGTGCATGCAGATCTGGTTCAATGTGACCAATGGGCGTGTCAACCCCAATGTGGCCGTGGCTAAGCGATACGCCGACCGCCTGAATTCTGCCGGGAGCCTCCAGGTTGGCCTCCTACTACTGGTTCCTCTCTGCCTAGCATGGGCAATATAA